From one Bombyx mori chromosome 5, ASM3026992v2 genomic stretch:
- the LOC101737171 gene encoding biogenesis of lysosome-related organelles complex 1 subunit 5 isoform X2 → MLKEFEEKRGDREVENLFKILEKITEIKDNESERIRKSGHNALPVLSEKLEQALNLCEELEKDYLETQKVCQKQIKSNQELRKREWDKFIDDMNFKCQRIDNAFEEKEEELRDLYADLKHKLNIADI, encoded by the exons ATGCTGAAAGAGTTTGAG GAAAAGAGAGGCGATCGAGAAGTTGAAAACCTATTTAAAATCTTAGAAAAAATTACTGAAATCAAAGATAATGAATCAGAACGTATTAGAAAAAGTGGCCATAATGCATTACCAGTACTGAGTGAAAAACTTGAACAGGCCTTGAATTTATGTGAAGAATTGGAAAAAGATTATCTTGAAACACAAAAG GTTTGCCAGAAGCAAATAAAAAGTAACCAAGAATTGAGAAAAAGAGAATGGGACAAGTTTATTGATGATATGAACTTTAAGTGCCAAAGGATCGATAACGCTTTTgaggaaaaagaagaagaattgagAGATCTGTATGCTGACCTAAAACACAAATTAAATATTGCTGACATTTAA
- the LOC134198645 gene encoding transmembrane protein 199, which produces MDLKGSLVDTNVRIYPTNGFLEYIKEIKDDKVPENILKLKNGSDYETKCDVKDFDYFAKTVNLTNEDIELLRTIKKTISRGSAVKINKTEIEPEFVEHDKIKTNKTKSISKNVTDNYEKLTDKKESIENSKSSNNTIGNDSEADKNKGTYLTTSDVYWLYQHLQQRRINGETVPYLHELLEGATIEMPGNKVLKRNPVLEARCVKLRAQQEAREYRKMTKGVDNVRMRFPEDSISYQLKQVNRQLIAIGQFIISIFAGFLFGFKGVEWMIGSLDFGFRLLLGVMCALVIALAEIYFLAKKLNEELNIPETVQLGGPPKFVDAKKNEYLVKEPKKSTDKEHQE; this is translated from the exons ATGGATCTTAAAGGTTCATTAGTTGATACAAATGTTAGGATTTATCCAACAAATGGCTTTTTGGAATATATTAAAGAAATCAAAGATGACAAAGTACCAGAAAacatattgaaattaaaaaatggaAGTGACTATGAAACAAAATGTGATGTAAaagattttgattattttgCTAAGACTGTGAACTTAACCAATGAAGATATTGAACTACTAAGGactataaagaaaacaatatcaAGAGGTTCTGctgtgaaaataaataaaacagaaatagaGCCTGAGTTTGTTGaacatgataaaataaaaacaaataaaactaaatcaaTTTCAAAAAACGTCACTGACAATTATGAGAAGCTCACAGATAAAAAAGAAAGTATTGAAAATTCTAAATCAAGTAATAATACAATAGGTAATGATAGTGAAGCTGATAAAAATAAAGGAACATATTTAACAACTTCAGATGTCTATTGGTTATATCAGCATCTTCAACAAAGGAGGATTAATGGGGAAACTGTTCCATACCTACATGAACTTTTAGAAGGAGCTACAATTGAAATGCCTGGAAATAAAGTACTTAAGAGAAATCCTGTTTTAGAAGCAAGATGTGTGAAACTTAGAGCTCAGCAGGAAGCAAGAGAATACAGAAAAATGACTAAAGGAGTAGATAATGTTAGAATGAGATTTCCAGAAGACAGTATTTCCTATCAAT TGAAACAGGTAAATCGACAATTGATTGCTATTGGACAGttcattatttcaatatttgctGGATTTCTCTTTGGGTTCAAAGGTGTTGAATGGATGATTGGCAGTTTAGATTTTGGATTTCGCCTTCTTCTCGGTGTTATGTGTGCATTAGTAATAGCACTAGCAGAAATATATTTCTTAGCTAAAAAACTTAATGAAGAACTGAATATACCTGAAACTGTTCAATTAGGTGGACCTCCAAAGTTTGTGGATGCAaagaaaaatgaatatttagtcAAAGAGCCAAAAAAATCGACAGATAAGGAACATCAAGAGTAA
- the LOC101737171 gene encoding biogenesis of lysosome-related organelles complex 1 subunit 5 isoform X1, translating into MTMTELSREIGEIWSRLFDHRPFLNGEIKYMLKEFEEKRGDREVENLFKILEKITEIKDNESERIRKSGHNALPVLSEKLEQALNLCEELEKDYLETQKVCQKQIKSNQELRKREWDKFIDDMNFKCQRIDNAFEEKEEELRDLYADLKHKLNIADI; encoded by the exons ATGACAATGACTGAGCTGTCACGAG AAATTGGCGAAATTTGGTCAAGATTATTCGACCACCGTCCATTTCTGAATGGAGAGATAAAGTATATGCTGAAAGAGTTTGAG GAAAAGAGAGGCGATCGAGAAGTTGAAAACCTATTTAAAATCTTAGAAAAAATTACTGAAATCAAAGATAATGAATCAGAACGTATTAGAAAAAGTGGCCATAATGCATTACCAGTACTGAGTGAAAAACTTGAACAGGCCTTGAATTTATGTGAAGAATTGGAAAAAGATTATCTTGAAACACAAAAG GTTTGCCAGAAGCAAATAAAAAGTAACCAAGAATTGAGAAAAAGAGAATGGGACAAGTTTATTGATGATATGAACTTTAAGTGCCAAAGGATCGATAACGCTTTTgaggaaaaagaagaagaattgagAGATCTGTATGCTGACCTAAAACACAAATTAAATATTGCTGACATTTAA